From the Mesotoga infera genome, the window TGCAGGACTATGCAAGAGATGCGAACGCAATGGTCAGGAGGGCCTTTTGATGGATCTAGGTAAGATAATGGAAGTCTTCAAGGAACGCTTCAAAGAAGTCGAGAAGGAGCTTTCCAAGCCCGAAGTTGCATCAGACCCGGAAAAGCTCATGGAATATGGCAAGAAGCATTCGGAACTCTCCGAGATCATTAATCTCTACGGTGAGATCAGTTTAATGAAAAGTGAGCTTGAGGAGTGGCACGAAATGAAGGCTTCTTCAGATGAAAGCGAGCTTGAGGAAATTGATAAAGCAGTTTCCGATCTTGAAAGCAACATTTCCAGGCAGGAGCTCAATCTTAAGGGACTTTTAGTTCCCGATCTTTCCGATGAAAGAAACATAATAATCGAAATAAGGGCAGGTACCGGCGGTGAGGAGGCTGCGTTGTTCGCCGCGGATCTATTTCGTATGTACAACAGATATGCCGAGCGAAACAACTGGAAATCAGAGATTATCGATTCGAATGAGACGGATATCGGAGGACTAAAGGAAATGATCTTCCAGATAAGGGGGAGGAGTGTTTTCAGCAAGCTGAAATACGAAAGCGGGGTCCACAGAGTTCAGAGAGTTCCCTCAACCGAATCAGGCGGAAGGATCCACACTTCTACGGCAACAGTAGCTGTACTTCCTGAAGCAAGCGAAACCGAAGTGAAGATAGATCCGACCGATCTCAGGATAGACACATACAGAGCTTCTGGTGCTGGTGGCCAACACGTTAACAAGACTGATTCAGCGGTCAGGATAGTCCATGAACCGACGGGAATTGTTGTCGCTGTCCAGAAGGAGAGATCTCAGCACCAGAATAAGGCAAGAGCTCTTGAGATTTTGCGTGCCAGGCTCTACGAAATGTATAGTTCGAAGGCCGAAAATGAGATAACTGAGACCAGAAGGACACAGATCGGCACAGGGGAAAGGAGTGAGAAGATAAGAACCTACAACTATCCTCAGAACAGAGTAACTGATCACAGGATAAATTTCACGAGCTACAGACTCCTGTACATAATGGACGGAGATCTCGACGAACTTGTTACTGAGCTTTCTGCAGCAGATATCAACAAGCGCTTGGAACTACTACATAGAAAGCTTATCGGTTAGAAAATGCGACCCTCCGATCGGAGATATCCATGAAAGGCAAAAAAACTCGCAGAACGAACGCGACAAGAATTTTGGACGGCCTTGGAATCAAATACGAAGTTCTGGAATACGAAGTCGATGAGAACGATCTCGGTGCAGAGAATGTCGCGTTGAAACTGGGATTATCTGTGTCGCAAACGGTGAAAACTATCGTCTTGAAGGGTGACAGAAGTGGTGTTTTTGTCTGTTGCTTGAGGGGACACAGAGAGATAGACATGAAAAAACTCCCTGAAGTTACCGGAGACAGAAATATCGAGACTGTTCCTGCGGAACGACTCCTGTCACTTACGGGTTATGTGAGAGGCGGAGTCTCTCCTCTCGGAATGAAGAAGAACTTGAGAATACTTATCGACAGCGATGTAGTGAATGAAGACAGTGTTTCTATGAGTGCCGGTAAGCGAGGTCTTCAATTATGGTTAAGACCGTCGGAACTTGTTTACGCAACTGAAGGTGAGGTGGCCTCCTTTTCAAAAGAGAAGCGCTAGGAAACTCATACACTTTTTAGGAAAGCTCTTTCAACTCCTCAGAAAAATCACGAGAACCGTAATTACTCCAAAAAAAAGAGCCAAGAGCAATAGCACGGTGGAAATCTCCATAATTTTCGCTCCCTTCCGAATTTCTGTCAATCAATTCTACAATTTCCCGTTCGACTCGCAAAAGGGATTGTGCTAGATATGAGTTGAACGAATAGAATTGCATTGTACAATAGAATTGAAAGGACGGTGATAAAATGTACAGCCGCTCTAATGATTCAGTTAAGACAATAATCAAGTTAGTAGGTGTAATAGTCTACGCGGTTGGTATAGGTTTGATCATATTTAGCTTTGCGGAAATCTTTCTGGCACCGTATTTAAGCATAGTATTCGGAAGTGTCTTTGTATTCGTAGTGCTGGGTTTCATCGCTACAACACTGGGTAGAATGCTAATCAATGTGGCAAAAACGAAGAGTTTCTCCGGTCCCGTAAGTGAGCAGGAACCTGTTAGCACGCGTGAAGTGCAGGAAGACATGACCTATGACTACACTTTTGTTTCCGATAGAGAGGCAAGAATACAGAAGACAAAAAGTAAAAGTTATTCCAGGTGCCCGGAATGCGGCGCGGAGAATGAGGACAAAGCAAGCAAGTGTTCAAATTGCGGCTCTTCTCTTGTCGGTTACAAGAAGTGCAGCCTCTGCTACATGCTGAATAAGAAGGAGAATCGCTTCTGCAAGAACTGTGGACACGACTTCAATCTTGACTGAGCTAGAAGTATTCGAGATGCATGGCAGAAGATCCGCTGTG encodes:
- a CDS encoding peptide chain release factor 1; the protein is MDLGKIMEVFKERFKEVEKELSKPEVASDPEKLMEYGKKHSELSEIINLYGEISLMKSELEEWHEMKASSDESELEEIDKAVSDLESNISRQELNLKGLLVPDLSDERNIIIEIRAGTGGEEAALFAADLFRMYNRYAERNNWKSEIIDSNETDIGGLKEMIFQIRGRSVFSKLKYESGVHRVQRVPSTESGGRIHTSTATVAVLPEASETEVKIDPTDLRIDTYRASGAGGQHVNKTDSAVRIVHEPTGIVVAVQKERSQHQNKARALEILRARLYEMYSSKAENEITETRRTQIGTGERSEKIRTYNYPQNRVTDHRINFTSYRLLYIMDGDLDELVTELSAADINKRLELLHRKLIG
- a CDS encoding aminoacyl-tRNA deacylase; its protein translation is MKGKKTRRTNATRILDGLGIKYEVLEYEVDENDLGAENVALKLGLSVSQTVKTIVLKGDRSGVFVCCLRGHREIDMKKLPEVTGDRNIETVPAERLLSLTGYVRGGVSPLGMKKNLRILIDSDVVNEDSVSMSAGKRGLQLWLRPSELVYATEGEVASFSKEKR
- a CDS encoding zinc ribbon domain-containing protein, whose product is MYSRSNDSVKTIIKLVGVIVYAVGIGLIIFSFAEIFLAPYLSIVFGSVFVFVVLGFIATTLGRMLINVAKTKSFSGPVSEQEPVSTREVQEDMTYDYTFVSDREARIQKTKSKSYSRCPECGAENEDKASKCSNCGSSLVGYKKCSLCYMLNKKENRFCKNCGHDFNLD